The Anopheles coluzzii chromosome 2, AcolN3, whole genome shotgun sequence genome window below encodes:
- the LOC120953606 gene encoding RNA polymerase II elongation factor Ell isoform X1, whose amino-acid sequence MAALCAGSYGLSQQGSLNDENKELIFVKLTDSALRAIEEFQRTQAKLGTSHNPSIQFLQNGQGFLSFPSGGNNVQKFNFSITDIDTGSIECIQQAQGQLQNMGHIPHKMRIHANDDVYETTRHRLAAAEENQKNKCTREIKPNQTDIGRKVKLKNPAIRNIPSNNTAVVNKRDSIYSNNSVNKTSSVAASQLSSNNSVNSYNNLATSPKLAKTNGLHQSSQQQLQSQQQLQQQPLQQQPQSQHLLQQNNHQSQPPTQLPPVQAKPGYQHTVHDPPNSQQQHVPKLSENGNSQSRVANGRPKAANPDYMKCNIKERLIHMLALKPYKRPELVVKLQQDGVRKEEMKCTQQILKTISSTRDGVLILHRNIWNEVQDDWPFYSEQDRQAVKRRRPQNLTPPLSSDGGSSTSGQSPSSTHNGNSPQSGSKRAVLAGSEEVGSTPTAKKQRISHYKKETTSDHTSRRGITDSRDSSNMNPRSREQDDHKNHHHHNHHQHHHHHSIRSSHYYGPNLTPNAQESEDGVSLSYSLVSNDVAKRIESSVCDAEAEREPFDTGYLDGAQQMNGGGEDDFVNQFTRITSVEQRRRYKTEFDNEYKEYRRLHEVLENASRKFAQYEDDLSHEPKDTQRYKEIQLKILKEYERSFKNVKFQQDKERFNYLHKKLSHIKLLVRDYDTSITNGSCRPQENY is encoded by the exons ATGGCTGCTTTGTGTGCTGGAAGCTATGGATTGTCACAGCAAGGCAGCCTGAACGATGAGAACAAGGAGTTGATTTTCGTCAAGCTGACCGACTCGGCTCTGCGAGCCATTGAAGAGTTTCAACGCACGCAG GCAAAATTAGGTACTTCCCACAATCCATCGATACAGTTTCTTCAGAATGGCCAAGGCTTTCTATCGTTCCCTTCCGGAGGCAACAATGTACAGAAGTTTAACTTCTCCATTACCGACATTGACACTGGTTCGATCGAATGCATTCAGCAGGCCCAGGGCCAGCTACAAAATATGGGCCATATTCCACACAAAATGCGGATACACGCAAACGATGATGTTTACGAAACCACGAGGCACAGGCTTGCCGCCGCAgaagaaaatcaaaagaaCAAGTG CACTAGGGAAATCAAACCTAATCAAACAGATATTGGGCGTAAAGTGAAGTTAAAAAACCCAGCCATCCGTAACATTCCTAGTAATAATACAGCAGTTGTAAACAAACGTGATTCTATCTATAGCAACAATTCTGTGAATAAGACATCCTCCGTAGCAGCAAGCCAGCTATCATCTAATAATAGTGTTAATAGTTATAACAACCTAGCAACATCACCAAAACTAGCTAAAACTAACGGTCTGCATCAGTCGTCCCAACAACAACTACAGTCTCAACAACAACTGCAACAGCAACCTCTGCAACAACAGCCACAATCGCAGCATCTGcttcaacaaaacaatcatcagTCACAACCACCAACTCAACTGCCTCCTGTGCAGGCGAAACCCGGATATCAGCATACCGTTCATGATCCGCCTAattcgcagcagcaacacgtaCCGAAGCTGTCTGAGAATGGAAACTCTCAGAGTAGGGTAGCGAATGGAAGGCCAAAGGCTGCGAATCCAGATTACATGAAATGCAACATAAA AGAACGTCTTATTCATATGCTAGCATTGAAGCCATACAAACGGCCAGAGTTGGTTGTAAAACTGCAGCAAG atGGAGTCCGTAAGGAAGAGATGAAATGTACTCAGCAGATACTAAAAACCATATCCAGCACCCGAGACGGTGTTCTTATACTGCATCGGAACATATGGAATGAAGTACAGGATGATTGGCCGTTTTATTCTGAACAAGATCGACAAGCCGTAAAACG GAGGAGGCCACAAAACTTGACGCCTCCTCTTAGCTCAGACGGTGGCTCATCAACTTCTGGTCAGAGTCCTTCTAGTACACATAACGGGAATAGTCCTCAATCGGGTAGCAAACGAGCTGTGCTTGCGGGCAGTGAAGAAGTTGGTTCTACTCCCACTGCCAAAAAGCAACGAATCAGTCATTACAAGAAAGAAACTACTTCGGATCATACGAG TAGACGCGGTATAACAGATTCCAGAGACAGTAGCAATATGAATCCACGATCCAGGGAACAAGATGATCACAaaaatcatcaccaccacaaccaccaccaacatcatcatcatcattccatACGTTCGTCGCACTACTACGG ACCAAATCTAACGCCTAATGCCCAGGAATCAGAAGATGGTGTTAGTTTGAGCTACTCACTCGTATCGAACGATGTTGCGAAACGGATAGAATCGTCGGTGTGTGATGCAGAAGCTGAACGGGAGCCATTCGATACTGGCTATCTGGATGGTGCGCAGCAGATGAACGGCGGGGGAGAAGATGATTTTGT aaaCCAATTTACAAGGATAACATCAGTTGAGCAACGGCGTAGATACAAGACTGAATTTGACAACGAATACAAGGAATACCGGCGGCTGCATGAAGTTTTGGAGAATGCTTCAAGAAAGTTTGCTCAGTACGAAGATGATCTGTCGCACGAACCGAAGGATACACAACGCTACAAG gaaattcaattgaaaattcTGAAAGAATACGAAAGAAGTTTTAAAAACGTCAAATTTCAACAAGACAAAGAGCG GTTTAACTATCTTCATAAAAAACTGTCTCATATCAAGCTACTTGTACGTGACTACGATACTTCGATAACTAACGGCTCGTGCAGGCCACAGGAGAATTACTGA
- the LOC120953606 gene encoding RNA polymerase II elongation factor Ell isoform X2: MAALCAGSYGLSQQGSLNDENKELIFVKLTDSALRAIEEFQRTQAKLGTSHNPSIQFLQNGQGFLSFPSGGNNVQKFNFSITDIDTGSIECIQQAQGQLQNMGHIPHKMRIHANDDVYETTRHRLAAAEENQKNKCTREIKPNQTDIGRKVKLKNPAIRNIPSNNTAVVNKRDSIYSNNSVNKTSSVAASQLSSNNSVNSYNNLATSPKLAKTNGLHQSSQQQLQSQQQLQQQPLQQQPQSQHLLQQNNHQSQPPTQLPPVQAKPGYQHTVHDPPNSQQQHVPKLSENGNSQSRVANGRPKAANPDYMKCNIKERLIHMLALKPYKRPELVVKLQQDGVRKEEMKCTQQILKTISSTRDGVLILHRNIWNEVQDDWPFYSEQDRQAVKRRRPQNLTPPLSSDGGSSTSGQSPSSTHNGNSPQSGSKRAVLAGSEEVGSTPTAKKQRISHYKKETTSDHTRRGITDSRDSSNMNPRSREQDDHKNHHHHNHHQHHHHHSIRSSHYYGPNLTPNAQESEDGVSLSYSLVSNDVAKRIESSVCDAEAEREPFDTGYLDGAQQMNGGGEDDFVNQFTRITSVEQRRRYKTEFDNEYKEYRRLHEVLENASRKFAQYEDDLSHEPKDTQRYKEIQLKILKEYERSFKNVKFQQDKERFNYLHKKLSHIKLLVRDYDTSITNGSCRPQENY; encoded by the exons ATGGCTGCTTTGTGTGCTGGAAGCTATGGATTGTCACAGCAAGGCAGCCTGAACGATGAGAACAAGGAGTTGATTTTCGTCAAGCTGACCGACTCGGCTCTGCGAGCCATTGAAGAGTTTCAACGCACGCAG GCAAAATTAGGTACTTCCCACAATCCATCGATACAGTTTCTTCAGAATGGCCAAGGCTTTCTATCGTTCCCTTCCGGAGGCAACAATGTACAGAAGTTTAACTTCTCCATTACCGACATTGACACTGGTTCGATCGAATGCATTCAGCAGGCCCAGGGCCAGCTACAAAATATGGGCCATATTCCACACAAAATGCGGATACACGCAAACGATGATGTTTACGAAACCACGAGGCACAGGCTTGCCGCCGCAgaagaaaatcaaaagaaCAAGTG CACTAGGGAAATCAAACCTAATCAAACAGATATTGGGCGTAAAGTGAAGTTAAAAAACCCAGCCATCCGTAACATTCCTAGTAATAATACAGCAGTTGTAAACAAACGTGATTCTATCTATAGCAACAATTCTGTGAATAAGACATCCTCCGTAGCAGCAAGCCAGCTATCATCTAATAATAGTGTTAATAGTTATAACAACCTAGCAACATCACCAAAACTAGCTAAAACTAACGGTCTGCATCAGTCGTCCCAACAACAACTACAGTCTCAACAACAACTGCAACAGCAACCTCTGCAACAACAGCCACAATCGCAGCATCTGcttcaacaaaacaatcatcagTCACAACCACCAACTCAACTGCCTCCTGTGCAGGCGAAACCCGGATATCAGCATACCGTTCATGATCCGCCTAattcgcagcagcaacacgtaCCGAAGCTGTCTGAGAATGGAAACTCTCAGAGTAGGGTAGCGAATGGAAGGCCAAAGGCTGCGAATCCAGATTACATGAAATGCAACATAAA AGAACGTCTTATTCATATGCTAGCATTGAAGCCATACAAACGGCCAGAGTTGGTTGTAAAACTGCAGCAAG atGGAGTCCGTAAGGAAGAGATGAAATGTACTCAGCAGATACTAAAAACCATATCCAGCACCCGAGACGGTGTTCTTATACTGCATCGGAACATATGGAATGAAGTACAGGATGATTGGCCGTTTTATTCTGAACAAGATCGACAAGCCGTAAAACG GAGGAGGCCACAAAACTTGACGCCTCCTCTTAGCTCAGACGGTGGCTCATCAACTTCTGGTCAGAGTCCTTCTAGTACACATAACGGGAATAGTCCTCAATCGGGTAGCAAACGAGCTGTGCTTGCGGGCAGTGAAGAAGTTGGTTCTACTCCCACTGCCAAAAAGCAACGAATCAGTCATTACAAGAAAGAAACTACTTCGGATCATACGAG ACGCGGTATAACAGATTCCAGAGACAGTAGCAATATGAATCCACGATCCAGGGAACAAGATGATCACAaaaatcatcaccaccacaaccaccaccaacatcatcatcatcattccatACGTTCGTCGCACTACTACGG ACCAAATCTAACGCCTAATGCCCAGGAATCAGAAGATGGTGTTAGTTTGAGCTACTCACTCGTATCGAACGATGTTGCGAAACGGATAGAATCGTCGGTGTGTGATGCAGAAGCTGAACGGGAGCCATTCGATACTGGCTATCTGGATGGTGCGCAGCAGATGAACGGCGGGGGAGAAGATGATTTTGT aaaCCAATTTACAAGGATAACATCAGTTGAGCAACGGCGTAGATACAAGACTGAATTTGACAACGAATACAAGGAATACCGGCGGCTGCATGAAGTTTTGGAGAATGCTTCAAGAAAGTTTGCTCAGTACGAAGATGATCTGTCGCACGAACCGAAGGATACACAACGCTACAAG gaaattcaattgaaaattcTGAAAGAATACGAAAGAAGTTTTAAAAACGTCAAATTTCAACAAGACAAAGAGCG GTTTAACTATCTTCATAAAAAACTGTCTCATATCAAGCTACTTGTACGTGACTACGATACTTCGATAACTAACGGCTCGTGCAGGCCACAGGAGAATTACTGA
- the LOC120953606 gene encoding RNA polymerase II elongation factor Ell isoform X3, with the protein MAALCAGSYGLSQQGSLNDENKELIFVKLTDSALRAIEEFQRTQAKLGTSHNPSIQFLQNGQGFLSFPSGGNNVQKFNFSITDIDTGSIECIQQAQGQLQNMGHIPHKMRIHANDDVYETTRHRLAAAEENQKNKCTREIKPNQTDIGRKVKLKNPAIRNIPSNNTAVVNKRDSIYSNNSVNKTSSVAASQLSSNNSVNSYNNLATSPKLAKTNGLHQSSQQQLQSQQQLQQQPLQQQPQSQHLLQQNNHQSQPPTQLPPVQAKPGYQHTVHDPPNSQQQHVPKLSENGNSQSRVANGRPKAANPDYMKCNIKERLIHMLALKPYKRPELVVKLQQDGVRKEEMKCTQQILKTISSTRDGVLILHRNIWNEVQDDWPFYSEQDRQAVKRRRPQNLTPPLSSDGGSSTSGQSPSSTHNGNSPQSGSKRAVLAGSEEVGSTPTAKKQRISHYKKETTSDHTRPNLTPNAQESEDGVSLSYSLVSNDVAKRIESSVCDAEAEREPFDTGYLDGAQQMNGGGEDDFVNQFTRITSVEQRRRYKTEFDNEYKEYRRLHEVLENASRKFAQYEDDLSHEPKDTQRYKEIQLKILKEYERSFKNVKFQQDKERFNYLHKKLSHIKLLVRDYDTSITNGSCRPQENY; encoded by the exons ATGGCTGCTTTGTGTGCTGGAAGCTATGGATTGTCACAGCAAGGCAGCCTGAACGATGAGAACAAGGAGTTGATTTTCGTCAAGCTGACCGACTCGGCTCTGCGAGCCATTGAAGAGTTTCAACGCACGCAG GCAAAATTAGGTACTTCCCACAATCCATCGATACAGTTTCTTCAGAATGGCCAAGGCTTTCTATCGTTCCCTTCCGGAGGCAACAATGTACAGAAGTTTAACTTCTCCATTACCGACATTGACACTGGTTCGATCGAATGCATTCAGCAGGCCCAGGGCCAGCTACAAAATATGGGCCATATTCCACACAAAATGCGGATACACGCAAACGATGATGTTTACGAAACCACGAGGCACAGGCTTGCCGCCGCAgaagaaaatcaaaagaaCAAGTG CACTAGGGAAATCAAACCTAATCAAACAGATATTGGGCGTAAAGTGAAGTTAAAAAACCCAGCCATCCGTAACATTCCTAGTAATAATACAGCAGTTGTAAACAAACGTGATTCTATCTATAGCAACAATTCTGTGAATAAGACATCCTCCGTAGCAGCAAGCCAGCTATCATCTAATAATAGTGTTAATAGTTATAACAACCTAGCAACATCACCAAAACTAGCTAAAACTAACGGTCTGCATCAGTCGTCCCAACAACAACTACAGTCTCAACAACAACTGCAACAGCAACCTCTGCAACAACAGCCACAATCGCAGCATCTGcttcaacaaaacaatcatcagTCACAACCACCAACTCAACTGCCTCCTGTGCAGGCGAAACCCGGATATCAGCATACCGTTCATGATCCGCCTAattcgcagcagcaacacgtaCCGAAGCTGTCTGAGAATGGAAACTCTCAGAGTAGGGTAGCGAATGGAAGGCCAAAGGCTGCGAATCCAGATTACATGAAATGCAACATAAA AGAACGTCTTATTCATATGCTAGCATTGAAGCCATACAAACGGCCAGAGTTGGTTGTAAAACTGCAGCAAG atGGAGTCCGTAAGGAAGAGATGAAATGTACTCAGCAGATACTAAAAACCATATCCAGCACCCGAGACGGTGTTCTTATACTGCATCGGAACATATGGAATGAAGTACAGGATGATTGGCCGTTTTATTCTGAACAAGATCGACAAGCCGTAAAACG GAGGAGGCCACAAAACTTGACGCCTCCTCTTAGCTCAGACGGTGGCTCATCAACTTCTGGTCAGAGTCCTTCTAGTACACATAACGGGAATAGTCCTCAATCGGGTAGCAAACGAGCTGTGCTTGCGGGCAGTGAAGAAGTTGGTTCTACTCCCACTGCCAAAAAGCAACGAATCAGTCATTACAAGAAAGAAACTACTTCGGATCATACGAG ACCAAATCTAACGCCTAATGCCCAGGAATCAGAAGATGGTGTTAGTTTGAGCTACTCACTCGTATCGAACGATGTTGCGAAACGGATAGAATCGTCGGTGTGTGATGCAGAAGCTGAACGGGAGCCATTCGATACTGGCTATCTGGATGGTGCGCAGCAGATGAACGGCGGGGGAGAAGATGATTTTGT aaaCCAATTTACAAGGATAACATCAGTTGAGCAACGGCGTAGATACAAGACTGAATTTGACAACGAATACAAGGAATACCGGCGGCTGCATGAAGTTTTGGAGAATGCTTCAAGAAAGTTTGCTCAGTACGAAGATGATCTGTCGCACGAACCGAAGGATACACAACGCTACAAG gaaattcaattgaaaattcTGAAAGAATACGAAAGAAGTTTTAAAAACGTCAAATTTCAACAAGACAAAGAGCG GTTTAACTATCTTCATAAAAAACTGTCTCATATCAAGCTACTTGTACGTGACTACGATACTTCGATAACTAACGGCTCGTGCAGGCCACAGGAGAATTACTGA
- the LOC120953606 gene encoding RNA polymerase II elongation factor Ell isoform X4: MAALCAGSYGLSQQGSLNDENKELIFVKLTDSALRAIEEFQRTQAKLGTSHNPSIQFLQNGQGFLSFPSGGNNVQKFNFSITDIDTGSIECIQQAQGQLQNMGHIPHKMRIHANDDVYETTRHRLAAAEENQKNKCTREIKPNQTDIGRKVKLKNPAIRNIPSNNTAVVNKRDSIYSNNSVNKTSSVAASQLSSNNSVNSYNNLATSPKLAKTNGLHQSSQQQLQSQQQLQQQPLQQQPQSQHLLQQNNHQSQPPTQLPPVQAKPGYQHTVHDPPNSQQQHVPKLSENGNSQSRVANGRPKAANPDYMKCNIKERLIHMLALKPYKRPELVVKLQQDGVRKEEMKCTQQILKTISSTRDGVLILHRNIWNEVQDDWPFYSEQDRQAVKRRRPQNLTPPLSSDGGSSTSGQSPSSTHNGNSPQSGSKRAVLAGSEEVGSTPTAKKQRISHYKKETTSDHTSRRGITDSRDSSNMNPRSREQDDHKNHHHHNHHQHHHHHSIRSSHYYGNQFTRITSVEQRRRYKTEFDNEYKEYRRLHEVLENASRKFAQYEDDLSHEPKDTQRYKEIQLKILKEYERSFKNVKFQQDKERFNYLHKKLSHIKLLVRDYDTSITNGSCRPQENY, encoded by the exons ATGGCTGCTTTGTGTGCTGGAAGCTATGGATTGTCACAGCAAGGCAGCCTGAACGATGAGAACAAGGAGTTGATTTTCGTCAAGCTGACCGACTCGGCTCTGCGAGCCATTGAAGAGTTTCAACGCACGCAG GCAAAATTAGGTACTTCCCACAATCCATCGATACAGTTTCTTCAGAATGGCCAAGGCTTTCTATCGTTCCCTTCCGGAGGCAACAATGTACAGAAGTTTAACTTCTCCATTACCGACATTGACACTGGTTCGATCGAATGCATTCAGCAGGCCCAGGGCCAGCTACAAAATATGGGCCATATTCCACACAAAATGCGGATACACGCAAACGATGATGTTTACGAAACCACGAGGCACAGGCTTGCCGCCGCAgaagaaaatcaaaagaaCAAGTG CACTAGGGAAATCAAACCTAATCAAACAGATATTGGGCGTAAAGTGAAGTTAAAAAACCCAGCCATCCGTAACATTCCTAGTAATAATACAGCAGTTGTAAACAAACGTGATTCTATCTATAGCAACAATTCTGTGAATAAGACATCCTCCGTAGCAGCAAGCCAGCTATCATCTAATAATAGTGTTAATAGTTATAACAACCTAGCAACATCACCAAAACTAGCTAAAACTAACGGTCTGCATCAGTCGTCCCAACAACAACTACAGTCTCAACAACAACTGCAACAGCAACCTCTGCAACAACAGCCACAATCGCAGCATCTGcttcaacaaaacaatcatcagTCACAACCACCAACTCAACTGCCTCCTGTGCAGGCGAAACCCGGATATCAGCATACCGTTCATGATCCGCCTAattcgcagcagcaacacgtaCCGAAGCTGTCTGAGAATGGAAACTCTCAGAGTAGGGTAGCGAATGGAAGGCCAAAGGCTGCGAATCCAGATTACATGAAATGCAACATAAA AGAACGTCTTATTCATATGCTAGCATTGAAGCCATACAAACGGCCAGAGTTGGTTGTAAAACTGCAGCAAG atGGAGTCCGTAAGGAAGAGATGAAATGTACTCAGCAGATACTAAAAACCATATCCAGCACCCGAGACGGTGTTCTTATACTGCATCGGAACATATGGAATGAAGTACAGGATGATTGGCCGTTTTATTCTGAACAAGATCGACAAGCCGTAAAACG GAGGAGGCCACAAAACTTGACGCCTCCTCTTAGCTCAGACGGTGGCTCATCAACTTCTGGTCAGAGTCCTTCTAGTACACATAACGGGAATAGTCCTCAATCGGGTAGCAAACGAGCTGTGCTTGCGGGCAGTGAAGAAGTTGGTTCTACTCCCACTGCCAAAAAGCAACGAATCAGTCATTACAAGAAAGAAACTACTTCGGATCATACGAG TAGACGCGGTATAACAGATTCCAGAGACAGTAGCAATATGAATCCACGATCCAGGGAACAAGATGATCACAaaaatcatcaccaccacaaccaccaccaacatcatcatcatcattccatACGTTCGTCGCACTACTACGG aaaCCAATTTACAAGGATAACATCAGTTGAGCAACGGCGTAGATACAAGACTGAATTTGACAACGAATACAAGGAATACCGGCGGCTGCATGAAGTTTTGGAGAATGCTTCAAGAAAGTTTGCTCAGTACGAAGATGATCTGTCGCACGAACCGAAGGATACACAACGCTACAAG gaaattcaattgaaaattcTGAAAGAATACGAAAGAAGTTTTAAAAACGTCAAATTTCAACAAGACAAAGAGCG GTTTAACTATCTTCATAAAAAACTGTCTCATATCAAGCTACTTGTACGTGACTACGATACTTCGATAACTAACGGCTCGTGCAGGCCACAGGAGAATTACTGA
- the LOC120953606 gene encoding RNA polymerase II elongation factor Ell isoform X5 → MAALCAGSYGLSQQGSLNDENKELIFVKLTDSALRAIEEFQRTQAKLGTSHNPSIQFLQNGQGFLSFPSGGNNVQKFNFSITDIDTGSIECIQQAQGQLQNMGHIPHKMRIHANDDVYETTRHRLAAAEENQKNKCTREIKPNQTDIGRKVKLKNPAIRNIPSNNTAVVNKRDSIYSNNSVNKTSSVAASQLSSNNSVNSYNNLATSPKLAKTNGLHQSSQQQLQSQQQLQQQPLQQQPQSQHLLQQNNHQSQPPTQLPPVQAKPGYQHTVHDPPNSQQQHVPKLSENGNSQSRVANGRPKAANPDYMKCNIKERLIHMLALKPYKRPELVVKLQQDGVRKEEMKCTQQILKTISSTRDGVLILHRNIWNEVQDDWPFYSEQDRQAVKRRRPQNLTPPLSSDGGSSTSGQSPSSTHNGNSPQSGSKRAVLAGSEEVGSTPTAKKQRISHYKKETTSDHTRNQFTRITSVEQRRRYKTEFDNEYKEYRRLHEVLENASRKFAQYEDDLSHEPKDTQRYKEIQLKILKEYERSFKNVKFQQDKERFNYLHKKLSHIKLLVRDYDTSITNGSCRPQENY, encoded by the exons ATGGCTGCTTTGTGTGCTGGAAGCTATGGATTGTCACAGCAAGGCAGCCTGAACGATGAGAACAAGGAGTTGATTTTCGTCAAGCTGACCGACTCGGCTCTGCGAGCCATTGAAGAGTTTCAACGCACGCAG GCAAAATTAGGTACTTCCCACAATCCATCGATACAGTTTCTTCAGAATGGCCAAGGCTTTCTATCGTTCCCTTCCGGAGGCAACAATGTACAGAAGTTTAACTTCTCCATTACCGACATTGACACTGGTTCGATCGAATGCATTCAGCAGGCCCAGGGCCAGCTACAAAATATGGGCCATATTCCACACAAAATGCGGATACACGCAAACGATGATGTTTACGAAACCACGAGGCACAGGCTTGCCGCCGCAgaagaaaatcaaaagaaCAAGTG CACTAGGGAAATCAAACCTAATCAAACAGATATTGGGCGTAAAGTGAAGTTAAAAAACCCAGCCATCCGTAACATTCCTAGTAATAATACAGCAGTTGTAAACAAACGTGATTCTATCTATAGCAACAATTCTGTGAATAAGACATCCTCCGTAGCAGCAAGCCAGCTATCATCTAATAATAGTGTTAATAGTTATAACAACCTAGCAACATCACCAAAACTAGCTAAAACTAACGGTCTGCATCAGTCGTCCCAACAACAACTACAGTCTCAACAACAACTGCAACAGCAACCTCTGCAACAACAGCCACAATCGCAGCATCTGcttcaacaaaacaatcatcagTCACAACCACCAACTCAACTGCCTCCTGTGCAGGCGAAACCCGGATATCAGCATACCGTTCATGATCCGCCTAattcgcagcagcaacacgtaCCGAAGCTGTCTGAGAATGGAAACTCTCAGAGTAGGGTAGCGAATGGAAGGCCAAAGGCTGCGAATCCAGATTACATGAAATGCAACATAAA AGAACGTCTTATTCATATGCTAGCATTGAAGCCATACAAACGGCCAGAGTTGGTTGTAAAACTGCAGCAAG atGGAGTCCGTAAGGAAGAGATGAAATGTACTCAGCAGATACTAAAAACCATATCCAGCACCCGAGACGGTGTTCTTATACTGCATCGGAACATATGGAATGAAGTACAGGATGATTGGCCGTTTTATTCTGAACAAGATCGACAAGCCGTAAAACG GAGGAGGCCACAAAACTTGACGCCTCCTCTTAGCTCAGACGGTGGCTCATCAACTTCTGGTCAGAGTCCTTCTAGTACACATAACGGGAATAGTCCTCAATCGGGTAGCAAACGAGCTGTGCTTGCGGGCAGTGAAGAAGTTGGTTCTACTCCCACTGCCAAAAAGCAACGAATCAGTCATTACAAGAAAGAAACTACTTCGGATCATACGAG aaaCCAATTTACAAGGATAACATCAGTTGAGCAACGGCGTAGATACAAGACTGAATTTGACAACGAATACAAGGAATACCGGCGGCTGCATGAAGTTTTGGAGAATGCTTCAAGAAAGTTTGCTCAGTACGAAGATGATCTGTCGCACGAACCGAAGGATACACAACGCTACAAG gaaattcaattgaaaattcTGAAAGAATACGAAAGAAGTTTTAAAAACGTCAAATTTCAACAAGACAAAGAGCG GTTTAACTATCTTCATAAAAAACTGTCTCATATCAAGCTACTTGTACGTGACTACGATACTTCGATAACTAACGGCTCGTGCAGGCCACAGGAGAATTACTGA